The Synechococcus sp. RS9916 DNA segment TGCCCTTCCTTGCGGTAGTCCTCAGGGCTGGCCAGGGCCAGATCAGCGAAGCAGCTGAAATCTGCATCTGCTGTGTAGAGCAGGTTATTGAGCCCAGCGGGAGTGGCCAGATCACGGCGGCGCTGTTCCTGCACCTGCTCGTCACCCAGCTCCGTCACCCAGCCGTCGTACCGCAACTGAACAGTGGCAACAGGGACCGCTTCCAGCTTGTGGATCGCCTCGAACTGAGGGAAACGACGCCAGGCCTCAGGCAACAAACGCTGAATCCCGGGCACATCGCAGGCAGCCAGGTAGGCATCAGCCTGCACCTGAATCTCTCCATCAGGGGTACCCAGGGTGAGCGACGTCACTTCAGGCGACGCGCCCTCGCTGAAGTGCACCTCTTTGACACGGTGGCGGAGGTGAAGCTTGGCTCCACGGGCCTGGATGTACTCCAGGATCGGACCGGTGAGCCAGCGATGGGGCGACCCCTTGAGCAGATTGAGCTTTGAAGCCTCGGTTTTGGCCGCAAACATCATGAAGATGGTGAGCATGCAGCGGGCGGAGATCGCCTCGCAATCGATGAACCCCAGGGCGTAGGCAATGGGATTCCACATGCGGCGAATGCTCTCCATGCTTCCGCCATGGCCCACAAACCAATCTTGGAAACTGACGGAATCAAGGGCACGAATCGTGCGCATCGCGCCTTCGTAATCCACAAGGCCACGCACAATCGGGCTCGTGCCAAGGGCTAACGCATTGCGCAGCTTGTCAATCCAGGTGAGCTGGGGGGTTGTGAAGAACGCCTTGAGGCCGTTGAAGGGAGCGCCGAGAGCGAAACGAAAATCGAGCTCACGCAGATCACCGCCCTTGTTGCAGAAGAGGTGGGTGTGATCCTTCGGGAGAAGGTTGTCGATCGCTCCCACCTTGCGCATCAGGGCGAACAGGTTGGCGTAGTTGAAGAAAAAGACATGCAATCCCATTTCGATGTGATTGCCACCGTCATCCACCCAGCTGCCAACCTTGCCGCCCATGAAGGGACGTGCTTCGTAGAGATCCACCTGGTGGCCAGCATCCACCAGATCCACAGCCGCGGCCAATCCAGCCAGACCCGCACCCACGATCGCGACCTGCACCGGCTGCTCCCGCCAAAAAACTTCACGACTCTATGAATGCGCCATCCCGGAATGGGCCTCAATACAGTACGGAGAACGGACTGATTCCCACACCATGACCGCATCCGTCCCCTCCAGCGGCACATCTGAGAGCCCCGTCAGCGGATCGGACATGGCCGCGCCCCACACCGCAAGGGACGGCAAAGGCATCCAGATCACTGACCCGGCCATGCAACAGCTTGCCAAGCTCTGCCGCGAACAGGGCGAAAGCCAGGTTCTGCGCGTGGGTGTGCGCTCCGGCGGATGCAGCGGCATGAGCTACACGATGGATTTCGTGCCCAGCAGCGAGATCGAAGACGGGGATGAGGTGTACGACTACACCGCTCCCGATGGCGCTGATTTCCAGGTGGTCTGCGATCCCAAGAGCCTGCTTTACATCTACGGAATGCAGCTCGACTTCAGCACTGCATTGATCGGTGGCGGGTTCAATTTCACCAACCCCAATGCCAGCCAGACCTGCGGCTGCGGCAGCTCCTTCGCGGTCTGAACCGGCTGCA contains these protein-coding regions:
- a CDS encoding iron-sulfur cluster assembly accessory protein → MTASVPSSGTSESPVSGSDMAAPHTARDGKGIQITDPAMQQLAKLCREQGESQVLRVGVRSGGCSGMSYTMDFVPSSEIEDGDEVYDYTAPDGADFQVVCDPKSLLYIYGMQLDFSTALIGGGFNFTNPNASQTCGCGSSFAV
- the zds gene encoding 9,9'-di-cis-zeta-carotene desaturase, which produces MQVAIVGAGLAGLAAAVDLVDAGHQVDLYEARPFMGGKVGSWVDDGGNHIEMGLHVFFFNYANLFALMRKVGAIDNLLPKDHTHLFCNKGGDLRELDFRFALGAPFNGLKAFFTTPQLTWIDKLRNALALGTSPIVRGLVDYEGAMRTIRALDSVSFQDWFVGHGGSMESIRRMWNPIAYALGFIDCEAISARCMLTIFMMFAAKTEASKLNLLKGSPHRWLTGPILEYIQARGAKLHLRHRVKEVHFSEGASPEVTSLTLGTPDGEIQVQADAYLAACDVPGIQRLLPEAWRRFPQFEAIHKLEAVPVATVQLRYDGWVTELGDEQVQEQRRRDLATPAGLNNLLYTADADFSCFADLALASPEDYRKEGQGSLLQCVLTPGDPWIPKGVDEIVAHTDAQVRALFPSARNLKLTWSNVVKLAQSLYREAPGMEPFRPDQRTPVSNFFLAGSYTKQDYIDSMEGATMSGHLAAAAILGRSASLATNAAVA